One region of Oryza sativa Japonica Group chromosome 10, ASM3414082v1 genomic DNA includes:
- the LOC4348309 gene encoding glycine-rich RNA-binding protein 10, translated as MAFLRKVGNLVRQSAGSGSPLFQAVRCMSSSKLFIGGISYGTDDQSLKEAFANYGEVIEARVIVDRTTGRSRGFGFVTYTSTDEAAAAITGMDGKDLQGRIVRVSYAHDRGSRAGGYGGGGYSGQGTYGGGGGYGGGGYGGQDAYGGRGVGGYSEGGRGYVGGGYGDGNNYGGYNTSGGYNSEGGRGGYSVFEGGHGYGSGGTGYTGGSGGYNSAPGNYSSDNFNQGGAAPGAYEGANYGGGNNYMNNATSDDSTGKLDELLNDLKVDGDGKEDGEGKADGAGLVNEDLKGDDGQDELLQNDFKDEDVSDDYANKRR; from the exons ATGGCCTTCTTGCGGAAGGTTGGGAACCTCGTCAGGCAGTCCGCAGGCTCGGGCTCGCCGCTGTTCCAGGCGGTCCGATGCATGTCCTCCTCGAAGCTCTTCATCGGAG GAATCTCTTATGGTACTGATGACCAGAGTCTGAAGGAAGCGTTTGCTAACTACGGTGAAGTCATTGAAG CTAGGGTGATTGTGGACCGTACCACTGGACGGTCGAGGGGATTTGGTTTTGTAACCTACACATCCACGGATGAGGCTGCAGCTGCCATTACTGGCATGGACGGGAAG GATCTGCAGGGCCGGATTGTGCGGGTGAGTTATGCTCATGACCGTGGTAGCCGTGCTGGTGGCTATGGTGGTGGAGGCTACAGTGGACAGGGTACgtatggtggtggcggtggctatGGAGGTGGAGGCTATGGTGGACAGGATGCATATGGTGGTCGTGGTGTTGGAGGCTATAGTGAGGGTGGCCGTGGGTATGTTGGTGGTGGATACGGTGACGGTAACAATTACGGTGGGTATAACACAAGTGGTGGATATAATTCTGAAGGTGGGCGTGGTGGCTATAGTGTTTTTGAAGGTGGACATGGCTACGGTAGTGGCGGTACTGGTTACacaggaggcagcggcggataTAATTCGGCCCCTGGAAATTACAGCAGTGACAACTTCAATCAAGGGGGTGCAGCACCTGGTGCATATGAAGGTGCAAACTACGGTGGAGGCAACAACTACATGAACAATGCAACCAGTGATGATTCCACCGGTAAGCTGGACGAGTTGTTAAATGATCTTAAAGTTGATGGTGATGGCAAAGAGGATGGTGAGGGCAAAGCGGATGGCGCTGGCCTGGTTAATGAGGATCTGAAAGGAGATGATGGTCAGGATGAATTGCTTCAGAATGATTTCAAAGATGAAGATGTGTCTGATGACTATGCCAACAAAAGACGTTAA
- the LOC136353519 gene encoding uncharacterized protein: MESWIPSVDAGMKKLQEEVGEIAGRLAVLESKPAGSPVVATATPIGHGSHQLHQGMATGASQGPEHALGKGKRQFPNSPITFELGESLEKFGGGSQGSQASGRSVGPRLPKTDFPRFSGENPKLWKKNAEKYFGMYNVAYETWAQFATLHFTGNAALWLQTYEELHSVESWAELCVAVNSKFGRDPYQHHLEELENLKQTGSVEECHNKFEELMHLVLVYNRGYDETFFVTRFVGGLKADIKLAIKLHKPRTVDAALSLAQTQEELLEEAEIAAHTIADGGRMQCNSCVKGVEWWCQGSSFVTDLKVLALGGYDIILGMEWLEQFSPMWIDWKRKKRRFNLQDKRVTLTGVKDRVEHYKLVNAKQLSGLVKSGAVSRMVQLCVVEKDAAESDSVPPQVTEVLTEFVARFQEPTSLPPHRDFDHNIPLIPGARPVNKKPYRYSPQQKDEIEKQVVQMLNQGIIQSSSSPFASPVLLVKKKDGS, translated from the exons ATGGAGAGTTGGATTCCGAGTGTTGATGCTGGGATGAAGAAGCTTCAGGAGGAAGTCGGGGAGATTGCCGGGCGCTTGGCGGTGCTGGAGTCCAAGCCTGCAGGAAGTCCGGTGGTAGCGACGGCAACGCCCATTGGGCACGGCTCGCATCAACTACACCAGGGTATGGCAACTGGAGCCTCTCAAGGTCCAGAGCATGCCCTAGGCAAGGGTAAGCGCCAATTCCCAAATTCTCCAATTACATTTGAGTTGGGAGAAAGTTTAGAGAAATTTGGGGGAGGGTCTCAGGGCTCTCAAGCGAGTGGTCGATCTGTTGGACCGAGGTTACCCAAGACTGATTTCCCTAGGTTTAGTGGGGAGAATCCAAAATTGTGGAAgaaaaatgctgaaaaatattttgggatgtacAATGTGGCATATGAGACCTGGGCGCAGTTTGCAACGTTGCATTTCACTGGAAATGCAGCGCTCTGGTTGCAAACCTATGAAGAATTGCATAGTGTGGAGAGCTGGGCAGAGCTATGTGTAGCAGTGAATAGCAAGTTTGGTAGAGATCCATATCAGCACCACTTAGAGGAGTTGGAAAACTtgaagcaaactggtagtgtAGAGGAATGTCATAATAAGTTTGAGGAGTTGAtgcatttagtgttggtgtacAATAGGGGTTATGATGAAACCTTCTTTGTTACTAGGTTTGTAGGTGGTTTGAAAGCTGACATTAAGCTTGCTATTAAGTTGCATAAACCTAGAACAGTTGATGCTGCTCTTTCTCTGGCTCAAACACAGGAGGAATTGCTTGAAGAAGCTG AAATTGCAGCTCACACCATAGCTGATGGGGGAAGAATGCAGTGCAACAGTTGTGTGAAGGGGGTTGAGTGGTGGTGTCAAGGGAGCAGTTTTGTTACTGATCTCAAGGTGCTGGCCCTTGGTGGATATGATATAATTCTGGGAATGGAGTGGTTAGAGCAATTCAGTCCTATGTGGATAGACTGGAAGAGAAAGAAGCGTAGGTTCAATCTCCAGGATAAAAGGGTTACCCTGACAGGAGTTAAGGATAGGGTGGAACACTACAAGTTGGTGAATGCAAAACAACTTTCTGGGTTGGTTAAATCAGGAGCTGTATCACGGATGGTTCAGTTGTGTGTTGTAGAGAAAGATGCAGCAGAATCAGATAGTGTACCCCCTCAGGTGACAGAAGTTTTAACTGAGTTTGTAGCAAGGTTTCAGGAGCCCACCAGCTTACCACCACACAGGGACTTTGATCACAATATACCTTTGATTCCTGGTGCAAGACCAGTAAATAAGAAACCATACAGGTATTCACCTCAACAGAAGGATGAAATTGAGAAGCAAGTTGTGCAAATGCTGAATCAGGGAATTATTCAGTCAAGTTCAAGCCCATTTGCCTCTCCAGTCTTGCTGGTTAAAAAGAAGGATGGTTCTTGA